Proteins encoded in a region of the Atopobium sp. oral taxon 416 genome:
- the moaC gene encoding cyclic pyranopterin monophosphate synthase MoaC, with translation MDLTHINEQGRARMVDVSAKDKTYRIARAAGKILMNPETLNLVRTGGVKKGDVLAVAQVAGIMAAKKCWELIPMCHPIQLTGCDIDFQFEPDGISFVAATKCTGETGVEMEALTAASVAGLTIYDMCKALQRDMVIEQVCLLEKDGGKSGHFVRKDEKNDDIASQGTVVATCISEKRGTRKHLVDAIELKVGKGIVNDAHAGNWHRQVSLLGNESVDKMRAKGLDLHPGDFAENILTEGIDLPKIPTGSIIDVGPVRMVVTQIGKTCHSDCEIKRLTGMCVMPTDGIFCVVTQSGTVKAGDTIYVHHTH, from the coding sequence GTGGATTTGACGCACATCAATGAACAGGGGCGTGCCCGGATGGTCGACGTGTCAGCAAAGGACAAGACTTACCGTATTGCACGCGCTGCTGGAAAGATCCTGATGAATCCGGAGACTCTGAATCTGGTGCGCACTGGTGGCGTCAAAAAGGGAGATGTGCTGGCGGTGGCTCAAGTGGCGGGGATCATGGCAGCAAAGAAGTGCTGGGAGCTTATCCCGATGTGCCATCCGATTCAGCTTACGGGCTGCGACATCGACTTCCAGTTTGAGCCGGATGGGATCTCTTTTGTCGCGGCCACCAAGTGTACTGGGGAGACCGGTGTCGAGATGGAAGCGTTGACCGCTGCGAGCGTCGCAGGCCTCACGATCTATGACATGTGCAAGGCCCTGCAGCGTGACATGGTGATTGAGCAGGTATGCCTACTTGAGAAGGACGGTGGTAAGTCGGGTCACTTCGTTCGGAAAGACGAGAAAAACGACGATATCGCTTCACAGGGCACGGTCGTAGCAACCTGCATCTCGGAGAAGAGAGGGACCCGCAAACACCTGGTGGATGCGATTGAGCTCAAAGTCGGCAAAGGTATCGTGAACGATGCCCACGCCGGCAACTGGCATCGCCAGGTGAGCCTGTTGGGCAATGAGTCGGTGGATAAAATGCGTGCCAAAGGTTTGGACTTACATCCCGGTGACTTTGCGGAGAACATCCTGACTGAGGGTATCGATCTCCCGAAGATCCCGACAGGCTCAATTATTGATGTCGGTCCGGTTCGGATGGTCGTGACGCAGATCGGAAAGACCTGCCACAGCGACTGCGAGATTAAGCGGTTGACAGGCATGTGCGTGATGCCGACCGACGGTATCTTTTGCGTCGTGACGCAGTCAGGTACCGTGAAGGCAGGAGACACAATTTACGTCCACCACACGCATTAA
- the moaA gene encoding GTP 3',8-cyclase MoaA, whose translation MHDTEGRHIEYLRLSITDRCNCRCQYCMPAEGVPKLRHQDICSFEELAHITQVMTEMGVHKVRITGGDPLVRRGVVDFVAMLHAIPGIDELTMTTNGLGLPRLAKPLKEAGLDRLNISLDTLNPELYHRITRTGTLDQALAGIQAAREAGFTHTKFNAVLMGGINDTEVPELVKLTKDGSYEMRFIELMPMGPCAVWPRERFIPADTVLRLVPDLKPIDHEGVAELYQVPGWKGKVGLIRPLSNRFCAGCTRVRVTADGKLKPCLHTANEINLRGLNDDELRATIQRGIALKPLHHELLEHHRSDALRDMNEIGG comes from the coding sequence ATGCATGACACTGAAGGAAGACACATTGAATATCTGCGTCTTTCAATCACAGATCGGTGCAACTGTCGCTGTCAGTACTGTATGCCGGCAGAGGGGGTACCCAAGCTCAGGCATCAGGATATCTGCTCATTTGAGGAGTTGGCACACATCACCCAGGTGATGACAGAAATGGGTGTGCATAAAGTGAGGATCACCGGGGGAGACCCGCTGGTGCGGCGTGGGGTCGTCGACTTTGTCGCAATGCTCCACGCAATCCCCGGGATCGACGAGCTCACGATGACTACCAATGGCCTGGGGCTTCCCCGCCTTGCAAAGCCCTTGAAGGAAGCGGGGTTGGATCGGCTCAATATCTCGCTGGATACGCTCAATCCTGAGCTCTATCACCGGATCACTCGGACTGGGACGCTCGATCAGGCATTGGCTGGTATTCAGGCTGCCCGTGAGGCAGGTTTTACCCATACCAAGTTCAATGCGGTGCTGATGGGCGGCATCAATGATACTGAGGTGCCTGAGCTGGTGAAACTCACGAAAGATGGATCCTACGAGATGCGCTTTATTGAGTTGATGCCAATGGGGCCTTGCGCCGTCTGGCCCCGGGAGCGGTTTATCCCAGCTGATACGGTGCTGAGGTTGGTACCGGACCTGAAACCTATAGACCACGAAGGTGTGGCAGAGCTCTACCAGGTGCCGGGCTGGAAAGGCAAGGTAGGCCTGATACGGCCGCTGAGCAACAGGTTCTGTGCCGGGTGTACCCGGGTGCGGGTGACTGCAGACGGAAAGCTGAAACCCTGTCTGCATACCGCCAATGAGATCAATCTGAGGGGACTCAACGACGATGAACTGCGTGCCACAATTCAACGAGGGATTGCACTGAAACCCCTCCACCACGAATTGCTTGAGCACCATCGCTCAGATGCACTGCGCGACATGAACGAAATTGGAGGATAG
- a CDS encoding molybdopterin-binding protein — MKLIRTEDAVGQVLCQDMTQIVMGGTDKDGKPQKSFKGPRFRKGHVVQPEDIPVLLSMGKEHLYVWEIQEGMLHEDDAARRMAALCLGSNTCASGEPKEGKIGINAACDGVFLVDTKRLNAVNSVDQVMIATCHGDFPVNKGDSLAGTRVIPLVIDEKLVERAEQAADVAHQGALMRVAPYKVKTAAMIATGSEIKKGLIEDKFTPVVERKLAEYGVKTVSVVKPGDNMDDLVRVIADARHLKVDMIVCTGGMSVDPDDNTPGAIKHAGARIVTYGAPVLPGAMLCLGYFDTQDGGDPTPIIGLPGCVMYNKATVFDLVLPRLAARVPLMKQDFVTIGEGGLCLHCEPCTYPVCPFGK, encoded by the coding sequence ATGAAACTCATTCGCACTGAAGACGCGGTAGGGCAAGTCCTCTGCCAGGATATGACCCAGATCGTGATGGGTGGTACCGACAAGGATGGCAAACCCCAGAAGTCCTTTAAGGGTCCACGCTTCCGTAAGGGGCATGTAGTGCAACCGGAGGACATCCCGGTACTGCTAAGCATGGGCAAAGAGCATCTCTATGTATGGGAGATACAGGAAGGGATGCTCCACGAAGATGATGCCGCAAGGCGCATGGCGGCGCTGTGTCTCGGCAGCAACACCTGCGCTTCAGGGGAACCGAAAGAAGGCAAGATCGGGATCAATGCGGCCTGTGACGGCGTATTCCTCGTCGATACGAAGCGCCTGAATGCGGTCAACAGTGTCGACCAGGTGATGATTGCTACCTGTCACGGTGACTTCCCGGTCAACAAGGGCGACTCACTGGCGGGGACCCGCGTGATCCCGTTGGTGATCGACGAAAAACTTGTCGAGCGGGCAGAGCAGGCCGCAGATGTGGCACACCAAGGTGCGCTCATGCGCGTAGCACCGTACAAGGTAAAGACTGCCGCAATGATCGCGACCGGCTCTGAGATTAAGAAAGGCCTGATCGAGGACAAATTCACTCCGGTGGTGGAGCGAAAGCTTGCAGAGTATGGAGTCAAGACCGTGAGCGTCGTGAAACCCGGAGACAATATGGATGACCTCGTGCGGGTAATCGCGGATGCTCGTCACCTCAAGGTTGATATGATCGTCTGCACCGGCGGTATGAGTGTGGATCCGGATGACAATACACCGGGTGCTATCAAGCACGCTGGGGCTCGCATCGTGACGTATGGCGCACCGGTGTTGCCCGGAGCGATGCTCTGCCTTGGGTACTTCGATACACAAGACGGCGGTGACCCCACCCCAATCATCGGCTTGCCGGGCTGTGTCATGTACAACAAGGCAACGGTCTTCGACCTTGTCTTGCCGCGCCTTGCGGCACGCGTTCCCCTCATGAAGCAGGACTTCGTGACAATAGGTGAAGGTGGCCTGTGCCTCCACTGCGAGCCCTGCACCTATCCGGTGTGCCCCTTTGGCAAATAA
- a CDS encoding XdhC family protein, producing MSDSHETLRDEQFVGKLAAEVEAGHPFVMSSILATQGSMPRHASARMVLLADGSFIGTIGGGRIEMMAQERSQKVMSGERGNSIEWLTHAKTKMACGGDALVSVRHSFPAKQELHILKDEILGCLKEGKPFLLEEDWSDPADVKITTVELDELPADDKRASADVPVWDETTKLYSEPMGADPKAFIFGAGHVGHALTPVLASVGFKVIIMDDRPDLSKSEDFPQAEKVLVGDFKKLNDYVHITPRDYVVVLTHGHKGDIDVLEQALKNHPAYVGCIGSRSKAAFARQTLIERGCDPTDVQNIHLPIGEDILAVTPSEIAISIAAQMIECRAEYRPDCPHQHIKN from the coding sequence ATGAGTGATTCACACGAGACCCTGCGCGACGAGCAGTTTGTAGGAAAGCTGGCCGCCGAGGTCGAGGCCGGCCATCCGTTTGTTATGTCCTCCATCTTAGCGACGCAGGGCTCAATGCCCCGGCACGCCTCTGCGCGTATGGTGCTGCTCGCAGACGGTTCCTTTATCGGTACGATCGGCGGTGGTCGCATCGAGATGATGGCACAGGAGCGCTCCCAGAAGGTAATGAGCGGAGAAAGGGGTAACTCGATCGAGTGGCTGACCCACGCAAAGACAAAGATGGCCTGCGGGGGCGACGCATTGGTCTCGGTGCGCCATTCGTTCCCGGCGAAGCAGGAGCTCCATATCCTGAAGGATGAGATCTTAGGCTGCCTCAAGGAGGGCAAGCCCTTCCTGCTGGAAGAGGACTGGTCTGATCCTGCAGATGTGAAGATCACGACAGTAGAGTTGGATGAGCTGCCCGCAGATGACAAGCGCGCTAGTGCGGATGTCCCAGTCTGGGATGAGACCACCAAGCTCTACAGTGAGCCCATGGGGGCAGACCCGAAGGCCTTTATCTTCGGTGCGGGCCATGTCGGGCATGCGTTGACCCCGGTGCTCGCGAGCGTCGGCTTCAAGGTGATCATAATGGACGATCGCCCCGACCTCTCCAAGTCGGAGGATTTCCCCCAGGCTGAGAAGGTCCTGGTCGGAGACTTCAAGAAGCTCAACGACTATGTGCACATCACTCCGCGTGACTATGTGGTGGTGCTGACCCACGGCCATAAAGGGGATATCGATGTGCTCGAGCAGGCTCTGAAGAACCACCCCGCATATGTGGGCTGCATCGGGAGCCGTAGCAAAGCCGCGTTTGCGCGTCAGACATTGATTGAGCGGGGGTGCGACCCAACCGATGTGCAGAACATCCATCTGCCAATTGGTGAGGATATCTTGGCGGTAACGCCGTCGGAGATTGCAATCTCGATTGCCGCCCAGATGATTGAGTGCCGTGCAGAGTATCGTCCCGACTGTCCCCATCAGCACATCAAGAACTAG